TAGAACAACCGACTATAAATAAAGATAAAAATAATGTAAGAGCAATTGTTTTTCTCAAGAAGACCCCTCCATCCCTTAAAAAAGAAGGGATGACATTTAAATCGTCAAACCCTTCAATTTATTTTCATGAATTATTTATCGTTAATAATCGTTTTATTTTTCCCTTTTTCTAAAATATCAAAAATAATTTTTGCATGATCTGTGTTTTCAATTTGTCCTACAAAGCGGTCGGATGAAGGTCCAAATGCATAAACAGGTACGTCTTCACCAGTGTGTCCACCTGTTGTCCAGCCTGTATTAGAACGGGTGTTAAAGATATTTTCAATTGCATTATCAATACTTACTGCTTTACCCGTCGCAGCAGCGTCTTTAACAGATTGTACTTCATCAGAAGTTAATTCAAGGTCAATATAATTTGTTAACGTTTCTTCCACATCAGCGCCATTTACAATTGCTTCTGCCATAAAGTCAGGTGTGCGTTTTGCAGCTTTGATTGGCTCACCAAACCAGTTATAAATACCATTAGCACCAATTGAATATCCACCAGTAGAGTGGTCAGCAGTAGCAACAACTAATGTGTGTTTGTCCTTTTTCGCAAACTCAATCGCTGCAGCAAATGCTTTTTCAAAGTCTTCCATTTCACTCATTGCACCAACGATGTCATTATCATGTCCTGCCCAGTCAATTTGACTTCCTTCAACCATTAAGAAGAAACCATCTTCGTCTTGGTTTAAACGCTCAATTGCAGAAGTTGTCATATCTTCTAATGAAGGTATACTCTCATCGCGGTCAAGCATTTTTGGCATTCCACGATCAGAAAATAAACCAAGTACTTGTCCACTATTATCATTTTGTAATTCTTCTTTATTTGTTACATAGCTAAATCCAGCATTTTGGAATTCTTCAACAAGGTTACGATCTTCACGATCAAATAGATCTGTTCCTCCTCCTAGAAGAACGTCTACTTTGTGTTCACCATTTACTAACTCATCAAAATAATCGTCTGCGATGGCATTCATATTTTTACGGCTTTCATCATGAGATCCAAAAGATGCAGGTGTAGCATGAGTGATTTCAGATGTTGCAACTAACCCTGTTGATTTCCCTTGTTCTTTTGCAGCCTCTAACACAGTCTTTACTTCAGAACCATCATTGTCAACTGCAATTGCATTATTATAAGTTTTAATACCAGCTGACATTGCTGTTGCAGCTGATGCAGAATCAGTTACATTTTGTTCAGGATCCTCTGGATATGTCATTTGTTGGCCCACTAAATATTTGTCAAGCTCTGTACGATCAACAAATTTACTATCAGTACTATCTTTTAAATAACGGTAAGCTGAAGTATATGAAACTCCCATTCCGTCTCCAATTAAAAAGATAACATTTTTAATTTCTGCATTATTTGACTTTACTGTTTTTGCTTCAGCAGAAGAAAACGTCCCACCTAAACTTCCAAGCACAACGGTAGACATAACAGCTAATGGGAATAATTTCTTTTTAAATCTCTTATTTAACATTTGATTTTCTCCTCCTTGTTTTTGACCAACAAATGCGATTATAGGTAAGTAGTTTTAAGTGGACTTTAAGGAGATGTAATTGTATTGTA
The window above is part of the Metabacillus sp. B2-18 genome. Proteins encoded here:
- a CDS encoding alkaline phosphatase produces the protein MLNKRFKKKLFPLAVMSTVVLGSLGGTFSSAEAKTVKSNNAEIKNVIFLIGDGMGVSYTSAYRYLKDSTDSKFVDRTELDKYLVGQQMTYPEDPEQNVTDSASAATAMSAGIKTYNNAIAVDNDGSEVKTVLEAAKEQGKSTGLVATSEITHATPASFGSHDESRKNMNAIADDYFDELVNGEHKVDVLLGGGTDLFDREDRNLVEEFQNAGFSYVTNKEELQNDNSGQVLGLFSDRGMPKMLDRDESIPSLEDMTTSAIERLNQDEDGFFLMVEGSQIDWAGHDNDIVGAMSEMEDFEKAFAAAIEFAKKDKHTLVVATADHSTGGYSIGANGIYNWFGEPIKAAKRTPDFMAEAIVNGADVEETLTNYIDLELTSDEVQSVKDAAATGKAVSIDNAIENIFNTRSNTGWTTGGHTGEDVPVYAFGPSSDRFVGQIENTDHAKIIFDILEKGKNKTIINDK